In Brevibacillus marinus, the genomic window GCCTGCGCGCCCAAGGTCACTTCAAACAGACCGATCACCAGCGGTTGGGAAAAGGCTTGCGGAAAGCCCAGCGGCCCCAGGATGACGGTCAGCGCCGTGCTCAGCGTCTGCGTCAGGTTGATCGTCTTCAGCAGTTCCATCACCACGGAGAAGACGATGATGAAACCGCCGATCATCAGCAGGGTATGCAGGGCCGATTCCACCGCTTCCCCCATCAGCCGTCCCAGCGGCCGTCCGTCCCGCATGCGGGCGCGGTGCATCTCTTGCATCGCTCTGAGCAAAAACGTCCTTTCTTTTTTGTAGAAAGACGCGCTGGGGGGCTCGTTGCGGGCATGGAAGCGGTAGAGCAGCCCCACGAGCAGCGCGGATACATAATGGCTGAAAGCGAGCATATAGCCCAATTGTTCGCTGTGAAAAAAACCGATCGCGACCGCGCCAATCACAAACAGCGGGTCGCTGGTCGTCGCCAGACTAACGAGCCGTTCCCCTTCGGCACGGGTGACAAGGTTTTGTTCCCGCAGGCGGGAGGTGATTTTGGCGGCGACGGGGTAACCGGAGGAAAAGCCCATCGTCAGCACGAACCCTCCGGTACCGGGCACGTTGAAAAAGGGACGCATCAGCGGCTCCAACAAGACCCCGACAAAGTGAACGACACCAAAGCCCATCAAAATTTCCGACAGAACGATAAAGGGAAGCGTTGCCGGAAAGACGACCTCCCACCAGATATGGATGCCGCGCAGCGCGGCCTGGAAGGACGTCTGCGGATTTACCGCGAGGATCACGACCAGGCTGATCGAGAACAG contains:
- the ylbJ gene encoding sporulation integral membrane protein YlbJ, yielding MANRSPVLTSLLGLFSISLVVILAVNPQTSFQAALRGIHIWWEVVFPATLPFIVLSEILMGFGVVHFVGVLLEPLMRPFFNVPGTGGFVLTMGFSSGYPVAAKITSRLREQNLVTRAEGERLVSLATTSDPLFVIGAVAIGFFHSEQLGYMLAFSHYVSALLVGLLYRFHARNEPPSASFYKKERTFLLRAMQEMHRARMRDGRPLGRLMGEAVESALHTLLMIGGFIIVFSVVMELLKTINLTQTLSTALTVILGPLGFPQAFSQPLVIGLFEVTLGAQAVSQVSPAISLMGKAAIASAIISWGGLSVHAQVAGILSQTDLRIAPFLAARFIHAILSALLTIIAWRPLQLLVSDEADAVPVLVAPQPLAAVPQYWWNHFSQSALMALLLLAVLAVGSVLMRRAVCKHH